The Thalassotalea nanhaiensis genome has a window encoding:
- a CDS encoding inactive transglutaminase family protein encodes MTSRTPFLIIVFALIVAGISSIYYRHVEMGVPLTAGEQIDIWQIEAEIEFTGKNEPVNAKLTLPKDPKFELVDEFTASPAYGVHVFREEDKSEVVWSKRQVQGKQTLYYQASYKHTLNPVKEPAPADEVVAELWSEPYQSSAQTLLNSAIEKSGNQQFLVLQILNVIKSDDQNVALLLSKYSKTEIFVQLMQMAKIPAMMVRGLVLEDSRRNQQLIPLLKVYINNDWQMFDVENGELGDELPILVWQQDSPSLLDVVGGRNSKILFSISHSTQSALQEANSSATEGDFFDFGLYHLPIDEQNLFKGILLLPIGALVVVFLRVLIGLKCSGTFMPILIATSFIQTELVNGVVGFLLIVSIGLIIRSYLSHLNLLLVSRISAVVIVVIGIIVLFTVIAFRMGLTEALTITFFPMIIMAWTIERMSILWEEEGGKEVLIQGGGSLIVAVIAYLMMDNYLIRHWAFNFLGVHALIMAAILLMGQYTGYRLLELRRFKPLAED; translated from the coding sequence TTGACCTCTAGAACACCATTTTTAATCATTGTTTTTGCTCTTATCGTTGCTGGGATCAGTAGCATATATTATCGCCATGTTGAAATGGGAGTACCACTAACTGCGGGTGAACAAATAGATATTTGGCAAATCGAAGCGGAGATAGAGTTTACTGGAAAAAATGAACCGGTAAATGCCAAGCTAACCCTGCCTAAAGATCCAAAGTTTGAACTTGTTGATGAATTTACCGCATCTCCCGCCTATGGCGTACATGTCTTTAGAGAAGAAGATAAGTCAGAAGTTGTATGGAGTAAGCGACAGGTACAAGGCAAGCAAACGCTGTATTACCAGGCATCGTACAAACATACACTTAACCCTGTAAAAGAGCCTGCACCGGCCGATGAGGTTGTAGCAGAACTATGGTCAGAGCCTTATCAAAGCTCTGCACAAACCTTATTGAATAGTGCCATTGAAAAATCAGGCAACCAACAGTTTTTGGTGTTACAAATTTTAAATGTCATAAAGTCTGATGATCAAAATGTTGCGCTATTGCTATCAAAATATTCAAAAACTGAAATTTTTGTTCAACTCATGCAAATGGCGAAAATACCGGCAATGATGGTACGTGGTTTAGTACTTGAAGACAGTCGCCGCAACCAACAGCTGATCCCGTTATTGAAGGTCTATATTAACAATGACTGGCAAATGTTTGATGTTGAAAATGGTGAACTAGGCGATGAATTGCCTATTTTAGTGTGGCAACAAGATTCGCCTTCATTGCTGGACGTAGTAGGCGGCAGGAACTCTAAAATTCTCTTCTCAATAAGTCACAGCACGCAAAGCGCATTACAAGAAGCGAACAGCTCGGCGACTGAGGGGGACTTTTTTGACTTTGGTTTATATCACTTACCTATTGATGAACAAAACCTGTTTAAAGGTATTTTACTTTTACCAATAGGCGCGTTAGTAGTGGTGTTTTTACGAGTACTTATTGGCCTAAAATGTAGTGGTACTTTTATGCCAATTTTGATTGCTACCTCGTTTATTCAAACAGAATTAGTTAATGGTGTTGTCGGCTTTTTATTAATTGTGTCAATTGGCCTCATTATTAGATCGTATCTGTCGCATTTGAATTTGCTCTTGGTCTCGAGGATTTCAGCTGTAGTCATAGTCGTTATCGGTATTATCGTATTATTCACCGTTATTGCTTTTAGAATGGGGTTAACCGAAGCATTAACCATTACCTTTTTTCCTATGATTATTATGGCGTGGACTATCGAGCGCATGTCTATTTTATGGGAAGAAGAGGGGGGTAAAGAAGTACTGATTCAAGGTGGAGGCAGCTTAATTGTTGCTGTTATCGCGTATTTAATGATGGACAACTATTTAATACGACATTGGGCATTTAACTTTTTGGGTGTACATGCCCTGATAATGGCTGCCATTTTGTTAATGGGCCAATATACAGGTTACCGATTACTAGAGCTGCGTCGCTTTAAACCATTAGCGGAAGATTAA
- a CDS encoding alpha-L-glutamate ligase-like protein, which translates to MFDFVSPFKLRERGIMGMNQRNFSYIGRYNDRALYPNVDDKLKTKNLAIESGISVPDLLGVVRFQYEVNRVFDILNEHSGFCIKPAKGSGGKGILVILKTDENGYMKASGEYVPREEVVRHITNILAGLFSLGGAADVAVIEALIQFDPTFKGLSHEGVPDIRVIIFQGYPMMAMLRLATHASDGKANLHQGAVGVGIDIATGKAKRAVQFDRPITHHPDTGKSFADVAIGNWDRMLTLAAGCYEMSGLKYLGADIVLDKEKGPLVLELNARPGLAIQIANGMGMLPRLKHLESLDHRRTASIEDRVAYAKTHFND; encoded by the coding sequence ATGTTTGATTTTGTTAGCCCGTTTAAATTGCGTGAACGTGGCATTATGGGGATGAACCAGCGAAACTTTTCTTACATTGGTCGTTATAACGATAGAGCGTTATATCCAAACGTAGATGACAAATTAAAGACTAAGAATTTAGCCATCGAAAGTGGCATTTCTGTACCTGACTTACTCGGTGTAGTGCGCTTTCAATATGAAGTAAATCGGGTTTTTGACATTCTTAACGAACACAGTGGTTTTTGTATAAAACCTGCCAAGGGCAGTGGCGGCAAAGGCATTTTGGTTATTTTAAAAACCGATGAAAATGGCTATATGAAAGCCAGCGGTGAGTATGTACCAAGAGAAGAGGTTGTTCGTCATATTACTAATATTCTTGCTGGTCTTTTCAGTTTGGGCGGAGCTGCGGATGTTGCCGTAATTGAAGCGTTGATTCAATTTGATCCAACCTTTAAAGGCTTAAGTCATGAGGGTGTACCCGATATCCGTGTCATTATTTTTCAAGGCTACCCAATGATGGCAATGCTACGTTTAGCGACTCATGCCAGTGATGGTAAAGCGAATTTACATCAGGGCGCTGTTGGTGTTGGTATCGACATAGCCACTGGTAAAGCAAAGCGGGCGGTACAATTTGATCGGCCAATAACACATCATCCAGATACAGGTAAGAGCTTTGCAGATGTTGCTATTGGTAATTGGGACCGAATGCTCACGCTTGCCGCAGGCTGCTATGAAATGTCTGGGTTGAAATACTTAGGCGCCGATATTGTGCTTGATAAAGAAAAGGGACCGTTAGTCTTAGAACTTAACGCTAGACCTGGACTTGCTATTCAAATAGCTAATGGGATGGGCATGCTGCCACGATTGAAACATTTGGAATCTTTGGATCACCGCCGCACTGCAAGTATTGAGGATAGAGTCGCCTATGCAAAAACTCATTTTAACGATTAG
- a CDS encoding DUF2496 domain-containing protein, with amino-acid sequence MTLKNAPAYIQLAVDLIQILEEHELDNDTVLKALTLVTQDFENKRDNVSIAP; translated from the coding sequence ATGACGCTTAAAAATGCCCCAGCTTATATTCAATTGGCGGTCGATTTAATTCAAATACTCGAAGAGCATGAATTAGACAATGATACTGTGTTAAAAGCCTTAACGCTTGTAACTCAAGACTTTGAAAACAAGAGAGATAATGTTTCAATTGCACCTTAG
- a CDS encoding DUF1800 domain-containing protein codes for MGTVASKVAATIATNRFGLGAKPGEIIQAEKDPKKWLSKQLTPVTFNQELPSSNELLQKLSEYQAIRKQNKNNKVSEEEDKKANKTRQRFIQSSYRKVATDSFVQSINSDNSVAWRLLDFFSNHFSVTANGAVMTAIAATLEREAIADNLFNRFEDMLLAVSKHPAMLIYLNNERSFGPNSKLATKSNKMKRGVGLNENLAREILELHTLGVNGGYKQEDVIELAKGITGWSVANVSRDDAVGFKYRDWGKEPGARVLLGKKYKQKGIKQGEAMLKDLANHPNTAKYVCSKLVKHFISDKPNPQLVETLVKRWQKTGGNIKEVMLALIYSEQAWSAEQVKFKTPREFLQSSFRALNVKTVNFQQLFFTLNTFGQQPFQAGSPAGYSDEQQDWNGGNALMSKIDWTTLLANKVKANAETVMNNTLALSSSSNTYKAVVRAESRKQALVMLLMSPEFLRR; via the coding sequence ATGGGTACAGTAGCATCGAAAGTGGCAGCCACTATAGCGACTAATCGTTTTGGTCTAGGAGCCAAGCCAGGTGAAATCATTCAAGCTGAAAAAGATCCTAAAAAATGGTTGTCGAAACAGTTAACCCCAGTAACTTTTAATCAAGAATTACCTTCTTCAAATGAATTGTTGCAAAAGCTTAGTGAATATCAAGCAATAAGAAAACAGAATAAAAACAACAAAGTCAGTGAAGAGGAAGATAAAAAAGCCAATAAAACCAGACAGAGGTTTATTCAATCCAGTTACCGAAAAGTTGCAACAGATTCGTTTGTACAAAGTATCAATAGTGACAACAGTGTCGCTTGGCGTCTACTCGATTTTTTCTCAAACCATTTTAGTGTTACAGCAAACGGAGCGGTAATGACTGCGATAGCTGCAACGCTCGAAAGAGAGGCTATTGCTGACAACTTATTCAATCGCTTTGAAGATATGTTATTGGCAGTAAGTAAACATCCGGCGATGTTAATTTATTTAAATAATGAACGTTCATTTGGACCGAATTCAAAATTAGCAACAAAGTCTAATAAAATGAAAAGAGGCGTTGGCCTTAATGAGAACCTAGCTCGTGAAATTCTTGAACTGCACACTTTAGGTGTTAATGGCGGTTATAAGCAAGAAGATGTTATTGAACTTGCCAAAGGAATAACCGGTTGGAGTGTAGCCAATGTATCTAGAGATGACGCCGTTGGCTTTAAGTATAGAGATTGGGGGAAAGAGCCTGGCGCGAGAGTTTTATTAGGAAAAAAATATAAACAAAAGGGCATTAAACAAGGTGAAGCCATGTTGAAAGATTTAGCCAATCACCCGAACACTGCAAAATATGTCTGTAGCAAACTGGTGAAGCATTTTATCAGTGATAAGCCTAATCCTCAGCTAGTAGAAACCTTAGTCAAACGCTGGCAAAAAACTGGCGGAAATATAAAAGAGGTAATGCTTGCGCTAATTTACTCTGAACAAGCATGGTCAGCAGAGCAAGTAAAATTTAAAACCCCAAGAGAATTTTTGCAATCATCATTTCGTGCATTAAACGTCAAAACAGTTAATTTTCAACAGTTATTTTTTACATTAAACACATTTGGTCAGCAACCTTTTCAAGCAGGCTCTCCCGCTGGCTACAGTGATGAACAGCAAGATTGGAATGGTGGCAATGCCTTAATGTCGAAAATTGACTGGACAACGCTATTAGCAAATAAAGTTAAAGCGAACGCTGAGACTGTTATGAATAATACCTTAGCACTATCATCCTCAAGCAACACCTATAAAGCCGTTGTTCGAGCGGAAAGCAGAAAACAAGCGTTAGTGATGTTGCTAATGAGTCCAGAATTTTTGCGGAGATAG
- a CDS encoding lytic transglycosylase domain-containing protein produces MRTNSSTIKAWLTTALTLSGLLLIPASYANSPLVYKYKSKQGIPSFSDIEPQNVRYKIVQVGCFACNVNSMVNWYKTPLNTISYNDLILKNAFLHNVDPALIRAIIHAESHFKENATSKVGAQGLMQLMPATAKELGVKDSLKAADNIQGGVKHLAKLLKKYRGNIKLVAAAYNAGEGAVKKYGGVPPYGETLVYVDRVKILHSRYRQNG; encoded by the coding sequence TTGCGAACTAACTCATCAACAATTAAAGCATGGCTAACGACAGCACTTACATTGAGTGGCCTATTGTTGATCCCTGCAAGCTATGCCAATAGTCCATTGGTTTATAAATATAAATCAAAACAAGGCATCCCTTCTTTTTCTGATATTGAGCCGCAAAATGTACGTTATAAAATCGTCCAAGTAGGCTGTTTTGCCTGTAATGTTAACTCTATGGTTAACTGGTACAAAACCCCATTAAATACCATTTCATATAATGACCTAATTTTAAAAAATGCATTTTTGCATAATGTAGACCCAGCATTAATCAGAGCAATCATTCATGCAGAATCACACTTTAAAGAGAACGCCACATCTAAGGTTGGTGCCCAAGGTTTAATGCAATTAATGCCTGCAACCGCGAAAGAGTTAGGTGTTAAAGATTCTTTAAAAGCTGCAGATAATATTCAAGGCGGTGTAAAACATTTAGCCAAACTGTTAAAAAAATATCGGGGCAATATTAAATTAGTCGCCGCGGCTTATAATGCCGGCGAAGGTGCAGTAAAAAAATATGGTGGCGTACCACCATATGGAGAAACGTTAGTTTATGTTGATAGGGTTAAAATATTACATTCTAGATATCGACAAAATGGCTAG
- a CDS encoding M3 family metallopeptidase, whose protein sequence is MQKLILTISVITLTLSATCFADSVSKDAAFGADIEQRCLQMTSTLTKPKAFSTEADFDANIQQLEGVLIPANNLLFESYLYANVSPDKSIIAAAEQCQLTTSANIDSFIGSEQVGALLKKTNTLANTDIEKRVQEKYQRLNQQLSNKQYAKLKAEAKTIGADFRKGVSVKVKDTFVLPGECADGLEKKYQKRYLKDGQMVAELKGSNYATFIKRLPEESCRKLAYSQYQGRHTKTNKDNLLALLAARNNSAKSLGYRNFAELSLQDTMIDNINDVDAFLSNIAKAQPATYAPWDYRYIPYAKTTNKKASPSLTPKEAHQGLFTLLESEFGLTVVKLDEPAWHNSVAVYMLKEGDNNIGKFYLDLYSRANKYTKNRHRAIKRGVTGVQMPSSALILNLPEKEWKQTHVKSFFHEFGHLIHNLVATQKYHIIAGISIENDLVEMPAKWFEWLSFDPKMQQRMFGKVVLAGEAPDSGTTFNLRLYRAGMALAYFSQDVNGENIEKINAKLALKYLGHPYAKGSSSQYSFSHLGTYGPRYYSYIWSEVVARRLLEDYFAGRFSGRDYLHSLFEQGGSIAMTEMFAKLYKKPLTLQDIIKWVSYEKTL, encoded by the coding sequence ATGCAAAAACTCATTTTAACGATTAGCGTTATTACTTTAACGTTAAGTGCAACATGTTTCGCTGATTCTGTATCCAAAGACGCTGCTTTTGGGGCCGATATTGAACAACGATGCCTGCAAATGACGTCAACCCTGACTAAGCCAAAAGCATTTTCTACAGAAGCTGACTTTGATGCTAATATCCAGCAACTTGAAGGGGTTTTAATTCCGGCAAATAATTTGTTATTTGAAAGTTACTTATATGCCAATGTTTCCCCAGACAAATCAATAATAGCTGCAGCGGAGCAATGCCAACTTACTACCAGTGCTAACATAGATAGTTTTATCGGTTCAGAGCAAGTTGGCGCTTTGTTAAAGAAAACTAATACACTCGCCAATACCGATATTGAAAAGCGTGTCCAAGAAAAGTATCAACGTTTAAATCAACAGCTTTCAAATAAGCAATATGCAAAGCTTAAAGCTGAAGCAAAAACAATTGGCGCGGACTTTCGTAAAGGCGTTAGTGTGAAGGTTAAAGATACCTTCGTATTGCCTGGGGAATGCGCCGATGGTTTAGAGAAGAAATATCAAAAACGTTATTTAAAAGACGGTCAGATGGTGGCTGAATTAAAAGGCAGTAATTATGCCACTTTTATAAAAAGATTGCCTGAGGAATCATGCCGAAAACTAGCATATAGCCAGTACCAGGGACGTCATACAAAAACCAATAAAGACAATTTATTGGCATTATTAGCGGCACGCAACAATAGTGCTAAGAGTTTAGGTTACCGCAACTTTGCCGAGTTATCGTTGCAAGATACTATGATAGATAACATTAACGATGTTGATGCATTTCTATCAAATATTGCCAAAGCACAACCAGCCACCTATGCCCCTTGGGACTATCGTTATATACCTTATGCAAAAACAACGAACAAAAAAGCTTCACCGTCTTTAACGCCTAAAGAAGCTCATCAAGGCTTATTTACCTTGTTAGAGTCTGAGTTTGGGTTAACCGTAGTTAAATTAGATGAGCCAGCATGGCACAACAGTGTTGCAGTTTATATGCTCAAAGAAGGCGATAATAATATTGGTAAGTTTTATTTGGACTTGTATTCTCGCGCGAATAAATACACTAAAAATCGTCATCGAGCAATTAAACGAGGTGTAACTGGTGTACAAATGCCAAGCAGTGCGCTTATTTTAAATTTACCTGAGAAAGAGTGGAAACAAACCCATGTAAAATCTTTTTTTCACGAATTTGGCCACCTTATCCATAACTTAGTTGCAACGCAAAAGTACCATATCATTGCTGGCATTAGCATCGAGAATGACCTGGTTGAAATGCCGGCTAAATGGTTCGAATGGTTAAGCTTTGACCCAAAAATGCAGCAACGAATGTTTGGCAAAGTTGTACTTGCCGGAGAGGCACCAGATTCTGGGACTACTTTTAATCTTCGACTTTACCGCGCAGGAATGGCGTTAGCGTATTTCTCTCAAGATGTTAATGGTGAAAATATTGAAAAGATTAACGCCAAACTCGCCCTAAAATACTTAGGCCATCCTTATGCTAAAGGTTCATCAAGCCAGTACAGTTTTAGTCACTTAGGCACATATGGCCCGAGGTATTATAGTTACATTTGGTCTGAAGTTGTGGCGCGTCGTTTACTGGAAGATTATTTTGCTGGCCGCTTTAGTGGACGAGATTATTTACATTCATTATTTGAACAGGGCGGTAGTATTGCCATGACGGAAATGTTTGCCAAATTGTATAAAAAACCTCTGACCTTACAAGATATTATTAAATGGGTGTCTTATGAAAAAACTCTGTAA
- a CDS encoding multiheme c-type cytochrome gives MYFFNSLNKLSFVILATVGFLLSSSVTADENQACIDCHQEQTTQWQKSDHAKSMAIADKQSVVGNFDKQTAEHYGQKAYFYQQQDKYFVDISYDKKVQTLPITYTFGHYPLQQYLVETEPGRFQVLPFAWDARSKEEGGQRWYHNYQNEEIKPEDRLHWRQPLQNWNGMCADCHSDGLKRNYDIDNNKFDSTFTGINVGCVSCHANMNGHENKKKPTKIAQGGWQRTAGESTAHWVGEKRDNSFMDQCFSCHALRAPLTDGIDPSKKFLDQFAPQLLQAPMYHVDGQIKEEVYVYGSFLQSKMYANGVNCIDCHDQHTMKIKIPDNGLCLQCHASEVFDKPEHHHHEQGSDGAQCVSCHMPENTYMGVDDRRDHSFKIPRPDLSEKFASPNACTTCHESQDNKWAVNLLKSWKVKPRVDSKTRKDFWRLQQGQSITLEQHLAIVNDEGIDVISRATALQMLGFSTEQLSHQLLKPFVEHDEDLLRLAAAGTASLINPGFRAELLSPLLNDELAAVRVAAARSLMDVYIPDSDKASFKKALNELIFSNEQSSWRGEGHLNQGMLSMVKEDIVATEKAYLKAISVDPYFDSAYSNLAELYRTQGKTNQVVAVYNKALKNIPTSAVLHYGYGLHFVRQKQLDKATSLFKKSMTLSPQEQQYAYIYALAIDGSGDTVKAIKLLREMVNVYAQNQQLVELGLSLSQKAKSRVDFDYFMALR, from the coding sequence GTGTATTTTTTTAATTCTTTAAATAAACTTTCTTTTGTCATTCTCGCAACCGTCGGCTTTTTGCTTTCATCCAGTGTAACCGCAGATGAGAACCAAGCTTGTATCGACTGCCATCAAGAACAAACAACTCAGTGGCAAAAATCAGATCATGCCAAATCTATGGCTATTGCAGATAAACAAAGCGTAGTAGGAAACTTTGATAAACAAACGGCAGAGCATTATGGTCAAAAAGCTTATTTTTATCAGCAACAAGACAAATACTTTGTCGATATATCCTACGATAAAAAAGTTCAAACATTACCAATCACTTATACGTTTGGACACTATCCGTTGCAACAATATTTAGTCGAAACTGAACCAGGACGTTTTCAAGTTTTACCTTTTGCTTGGGATGCTCGCTCTAAAGAAGAGGGAGGGCAACGTTGGTATCATAACTATCAAAATGAAGAAATAAAGCCCGAAGATAGGCTGCATTGGCGTCAACCGCTGCAAAATTGGAACGGTATGTGTGCCGATTGCCATTCAGATGGCTTGAAACGAAACTATGACATTGATAACAACAAATTTGATTCAACCTTTACCGGTATTAATGTTGGCTGTGTATCATGTCATGCAAATATGAATGGCCATGAAAACAAGAAGAAACCGACTAAAATAGCACAAGGGGGATGGCAGAGAACTGCAGGCGAAAGCACCGCTCATTGGGTTGGTGAAAAACGTGATAACAGTTTTATGGATCAATGTTTCTCTTGTCATGCGTTACGTGCACCATTAACTGACGGTATTGACCCAAGTAAGAAGTTCCTCGATCAATTTGCGCCACAATTATTACAAGCTCCTATGTATCATGTAGATGGTCAAATTAAAGAAGAAGTGTATGTTTATGGCTCATTTTTACAAAGTAAAATGTATGCTAACGGCGTAAACTGTATTGATTGTCATGATCAACACACCATGAAAATTAAAATTCCAGATAATGGTTTATGTTTGCAATGTCATGCCAGCGAAGTGTTTGATAAACCTGAACATCACCACCATGAACAAGGCAGTGATGGCGCACAATGTGTAAGTTGTCATATGCCCGAAAATACTTACATGGGTGTAGATGATAGACGCGATCACAGTTTTAAAATTCCTCGTCCAGACTTATCAGAAAAATTCGCCAGTCCTAATGCTTGTACCACATGTCATGAAAGCCAAGATAATAAATGGGCAGTTAACTTACTTAAGTCTTGGAAAGTTAAACCAAGAGTCGACAGTAAAACTAGAAAAGATTTTTGGCGTTTACAGCAAGGCCAATCCATTACCCTAGAGCAGCACCTTGCAATTGTTAACGATGAAGGCATTGATGTCATCAGCAGAGCAACGGCATTGCAGATGCTAGGGTTCAGTACTGAGCAGTTAAGCCATCAATTGCTCAAACCATTTGTTGAACATGACGAAGACTTACTTCGTCTTGCTGCCGCAGGCACCGCCTCATTGATAAATCCAGGCTTTAGAGCAGAGTTATTAAGCCCATTACTTAATGATGAGCTAGCAGCAGTTCGTGTTGCAGCAGCTCGCTCGCTGATGGATGTGTATATTCCAGACAGCGACAAAGCGAGCTTTAAAAAAGCCTTAAATGAGCTTATCTTTTCTAATGAGCAAAGTAGCTGGCGTGGTGAAGGTCATTTAAACCAAGGCATGTTATCTATGGTCAAAGAAGACATAGTTGCCACTGAAAAAGCTTATTTGAAAGCAATTTCGGTCGATCCTTATTTCGATTCTGCTTATTCAAATTTGGCCGAATTATACCGAACTCAAGGGAAAACAAACCAAGTCGTTGCCGTTTACAACAAGGCATTAAAAAATATTCCTACCTCGGCGGTATTACATTATGGTTATGGCTTACATTTTGTCCGACAAAAACAACTAGACAAAGCAACGTCATTGTTTAAAAAATCAATGACGTTATCACCTCAAGAACAGCAGTATGCCTATATTTATGCTCTTGCTATAGATGGGAGTGGCGATACGGTAAAAGCAATTAAATTATTAAGAGAGATGGTTAATGTTTACGCACAAAACCAACAATTAGTTGAATTGGGATTGTCGTTGTCTCAAAAGGCAAAAAGTAGAGTAGACTTTGATTACTTTATGGCGCTCAGGTAA
- a CDS encoding ATP-dependent zinc protease family protein encodes MFKNIMLAISIIALSGCVATENSTAQLEQVNSNITNLEQSLSKQINERCEQDNQQLIADLKAAMIVDKNNASVHTEKEVVYVERCTVKNKQAYPSDKILIGEVENVFLVKEKTTFAARIDTGADTSSLGVYNLTKFERDGKKWVKFSLLADKNSKIFEYPIYDTVRIKQQSNMKAEERLEIKISIKVGREEYRNQTFNLADRSHLEFQVLIGRNFLKDIALVDVSKKYLLGGE; translated from the coding sequence ATGTTCAAAAACATAATGTTAGCAATTTCAATTATTGCTCTCTCCGGTTGTGTCGCAACAGAGAATTCCACTGCTCAACTAGAACAGGTAAATAGTAATATTACTAACCTTGAACAATCTCTCTCAAAACAAATTAACGAACGTTGTGAACAAGATAATCAACAACTTATTGCAGATTTAAAAGCGGCAATGATTGTCGACAAAAATAATGCTTCAGTACATACAGAAAAAGAGGTGGTATATGTTGAGCGATGTACAGTGAAAAATAAACAAGCATACCCGTCAGATAAAATATTAATCGGTGAAGTTGAAAATGTATTTTTAGTAAAAGAAAAAACGACTTTTGCCGCTAGGATAGACACAGGCGCAGATACCTCTTCATTAGGAGTTTACAATCTCACTAAGTTTGAACGTGATGGTAAAAAGTGGGTTAAGTTTTCTTTGCTAGCGGACAAAAATTCAAAAATCTTTGAGTACCCAATTTATGACACGGTAAGAATTAAACAGCAAAGTAATATGAAAGCAGAAGAGCGTCTTGAGATTAAGATATCGATAAAAGTTGGTCGTGAAGAATATCGCAATCAAACGTTTAATCTTGCAGATCGAAGCCATTTGGAGTTCCAAGTGTTAATTGGTCGTAATTTTTTAAAAGACATTGCCTTGGTTGATGTGAGTAAAAAATATTTACTAGGAGGAGAATAA
- a CDS encoding DUF1501 domain-containing protein, translating into MKRRQFIKTLGASASLVLMQTPTLAAVNKLTSKPKKVVWVILRGAMDSLHTIIPITDKSYPSLRPKLASTIANDILPLSADFALHPALKHMHGLYENKQLLPIVAVGSGYPQRSHFDGQDYLESGLPSMDHDTGWLGRALNEINNDTKALAVANSVPISMRDSEKVSTWYPARLKDADENIYEALMDLYQGDELLFSRLQEGLNTQQMAGSTNTKRKGKFVDLAKSCGKLMANDNGIDCAMLEVGGWDTHNNQSFRLNRQLNELDQGIAAIQAELGEYWQDTVVMVATEFGRTAKENGTGGTDHGTGSAMFIAGGAVQGGKVLGKWPGLAPEQLFKGRDLMPTTSTFSWIGAVLQQHWQLEPKNIANVFPDNPAYTTQLIR; encoded by the coding sequence ATGAAAAGACGTCAATTTATTAAAACACTAGGAGCCTCAGCATCCCTAGTTTTAATGCAAACTCCAACATTGGCAGCTGTAAATAAGCTAACAAGTAAGCCGAAAAAAGTGGTTTGGGTTATCTTGCGCGGAGCAATGGACTCATTGCATACAATAATTCCTATTACTGATAAAAGCTATCCAAGCTTAAGGCCTAAATTAGCATCAACAATTGCTAATGATATATTACCTTTGTCAGCTGACTTTGCTCTGCATCCAGCGTTAAAGCATATGCATGGTTTATATGAAAATAAACAACTTCTACCGATTGTTGCCGTTGGCTCTGGTTATCCTCAACGATCCCATTTTGACGGCCAAGATTATTTAGAGAGCGGTTTACCAAGCATGGATCATGATACTGGTTGGTTGGGACGAGCATTAAACGAAATTAACAATGACACCAAAGCTTTAGCGGTCGCTAATTCTGTACCTATTAGCATGAGGGACAGCGAAAAAGTTAGTACTTGGTATCCTGCGAGATTAAAAGATGCGGATGAAAATATATATGAAGCACTGATGGATTTATACCAAGGTGATGAATTGTTGTTTTCTCGTTTACAAGAAGGCTTAAATACTCAACAAATGGCTGGCAGCACTAATACAAAACGTAAGGGAAAATTTGTAGATCTTGCGAAATCTTGTGGCAAGTTAATGGCAAATGATAATGGTATTGATTGTGCCATGCTGGAAGTTGGTGGTTGGGACACCCACAATAACCAAAGCTTTAGATTAAACCGTCAACTTAACGAGTTGGATCAAGGCATTGCAGCGATACAAGCAGAGTTGGGTGAATATTGGCAAGATACAGTGGTAATGGTCGCAACTGAATTTGGTCGTACAGCTAAAGAGAATGGTACTGGTGGTACTGATCATGGTACTGGTAGTGCAATGTTTATTGCTGGCGGAGCAGTGCAAGGCGGCAAAGTATTAGGTAAATGGCCGGGGTTGGCTCCTGAACAATTATTTAAAGGCCGTGATTTGATGCCTACAACTAGCACCTTTTCTTGGATTGGCGCGGTATTGCAGCAACATTGGCAATTAGAGCCTAAGAATATTGCAAATGTATTTCCAGATAACCCGGCGTACACAACACAACTTATTCGTTAG